The following proteins are encoded in a genomic region of Magnolia sinica isolate HGM2019 chromosome 1, MsV1, whole genome shotgun sequence:
- the LOC131248525 gene encoding structural maintenance of chromosomes protein 4-like, with amino-acid sequence MEGHRYSWSVSVPLGKWVLVATDGPPCGNRPDVYFGPTNHMDDGIYEAVAGSDFVITRVAFRDNSSNVYINDCGSNFTEVTKKLKGKGVDLDNNRFLILQGKVEQIALMKPKICIFSIIIIVID; translated from the exons atggaag GTCATAGATACTCGTGGTCAGTATCTGTTCCACttgggaagtgggtacttgtggCTACCGATGGTCCTCCTTGCGGAAATCGTCCAGAcgtttattttggccctacaaaccatatg gatgatggaatatacgaagctgttgcaggaagtgactttgtcattactagagttgcatttcgagacaactcttcaaatgTCTACATAAATGACtgtggaagtaattttacagaggtcactaagaaattgaaaggaaagggagtggacttggacaacaatcgaTTTTTGATTCTTCAG ggtaaAGTCGAGCAAATtgctctaatgaagccaaagatttgtattttcagcattattataattgtaattgattga